In Hippoglossus hippoglossus isolate fHipHip1 chromosome 11, fHipHip1.pri, whole genome shotgun sequence, the sequence GATACCCCTACTCCACCGCACCGCAGGTACTGTCGATATTTTACGCATGTTTACCGACATTTAAGTTACGACTTGACTTGAGCCATGTTAATAGACTTGCTAAGCCTCAGAGAGACGATAATTGTTTTCTTGGTATATTCTTAAAATATGACAATTCCGCCTCCAGACTATTTCCCGTGCGTCTCcttggcatttaaaaaaaaatgatgtctTCCAAGATTTAACCTAAATGATCAACTGACTTGTAAGGCAAATAATAACAGTGTCAACGAAATGCAAACTGTAAAGAGGCAATTTTGCATTGGAATTTGTTACCGTagctatattttttaaatgttttaaatgttggcaAACTTGTCACTTCTTTCTCTGTGACGAGTTGTGTTAATCGTGCAATTTTCTTGCCAAAGTTTCTGATGACTTCAAGCTCTCTGGCCGGTTGTCTGGAGCCGGGGACGCCTCCGTCTCACCCGGTGCTGCGCTCCCCCGGGCACCAGCTCACCCCGAGCACCGGCATCGGAGTCTACAGCGGCCCTTACCCAAAGAGCCAAGGTTACTACAACACCTGCACCAGCGACGCCACAGCGCTCTATCCCAGAGTGAGTCTCACAATTCACTTTCAGTTCATTCACAAGACAATTAAGTATTTACTTAAATTCCTACACGAGAATCGTAATAACGCATCCGGGAACCAGGGACCCTGTCATTCTTGAAGACTATACCTTGTCTGAAATGATATGGAAATGTtatttgaaacagaaaaaaatggaaTTTAATCATTTCCAGCTTTTTTCTAAAGTCACTCGAGTGTTCCTGTTGTTGGAATATTTCAGGGATTCTGatgaattttgtatttatgtgagTTATGTGCCAATTATTTTTCAGGGGCCACTGGATCCAAAAGACGGAGCTGCATCTGTGCATGTGGGGACATCTCAGACTCCTGCCTACTACCCCTATGAATACACATTTGGACAATATTCTTATGACAGATATGGGTAAGTCTCGTCCttattttccacatttaaatttctaTCTTTATGGTAGACGTCCTGCTAAGGAATGGAGACTTAGAgaggaaaaatatatatcatgTGTCATAAACTCTCACTGTCTTGGTATTGTTATTATACTATAACTATAATATCCTCTCCGGGATTTAGTGGCTGGAAAAGGTGGAGCTTTTACAGCAGTGGTTTTATTGTTAGTTTCTATCCTATAAGACATCattcatatattatttaatatatagtTTCTCATAAATGACAGGCTCACTCGCTCACTTCCACTAAGACAGAGCTGAATATTATGTGGAAACTTTACAATTTTCTTCAGGTATTCCTGCTCTGATGGTGCTTCTCGTCGTAAAAACGCCACCCGAGAGACCACCAGCACCCTGAAAGCCTGGCTGCAGGAGCACCAGAAGAACCCCTACCCCACCAAGGGAGAGAAGATAATGCTCGCTATCATCACCAGGATGACTCTCACACAGGTGAATAGGGGTTGCATTTAGTATAAGTTTCAACTCTGCTGCCCAATAATGAGTCCcagtttgattttctttcaatTTCCTGCCCTTAACTTTCAACTGTTCTCTTTATCTGTTTGCGtagcacattttaaatttgaattttaacAAATGAGTCTCTTCTTTACTTCCTATATtctcctttccttcccctcCCTTCTTTTAGTCTGCCCTTCATGGCTGTTTAACTTCCTTCTTTCCACTATCCCTACGATTTTATCTCTTTTTATGACCtctgctccctcgctccctcagGTGTCGACATGGTTTGCCAATGCACGCAGGAGGCTGAAGAAGGAGAACAAGGTGACGTGGTCACCGCGAGCTTGTAAAGGCTCTGATGATCGGGGCTGTGATGATGACAGTGATGAAGCTGAGAAGCCAgttaaagatgaaaaagacCATCCTGGTAAGCATAAGGCTTGAATCAACCAGTCACTGCATTTCTCCTGTGTCAAGGTAGCATGCACAAACTTATTATTCTTTGTATGATTGATTTTTGCAGATCAACAGTGTGCCGAGCTGCAGAGTGATCTCGAGGACTTCGACCTGCTGGAGTCCGATGCTTCCGACTGTGAACCGAAGCCACAATTCCTACCTGAGGACAATGAAGAAAACCCAAACACAGATCTCCCACATGAGCACCTCACACACAACCCTGAAACACTTCACAGAAAAGACAGATTGTCCCCGGACTGCCCCAGACTCACACCAGTCCAGCACCAAAACACCTCCTTCTTTCCAAACCCAGACCTTCGAGACACAGATGCGAAGCCGAAAATATGGTCCATCGCTCACACCGCTGTGTCTTTGGATGGCAGCTTGCAGCCAGAGTACCCTCCTTGTATGCTGTCGTCCAAcggctcctcctctcctgtgtatCCGTCAAGTATGGGGCTCACTAAGGCAGACAGGCAACAGGAATCACCAGTCGCCACGCTCAGAGAATGGGTGGACGGAGTATTCCATGGTCCCCCTTTCCAACAGCCCAAACCAGCTGAAGTGTGGAAAGGCTTTAATGATGCCGCGAT encodes:
- the irx4b gene encoding iroquois-class homeodomain protein IRX-4b gives rise to the protein MAYSQLGYPYSTAPQFLMTSSSLAGCLEPGTPPSHPVLRSPGHQLTPSTGIGVYSGPYPKSQGYYNTCTSDATALYPRGPLDPKDGAASVHVGTSQTPAYYPYEYTFGQYSYDRYGYSCSDGASRRKNATRETTSTLKAWLQEHQKNPYPTKGEKIMLAIITRMTLTQVSTWFANARRRLKKENKVTWSPRACKGSDDRGCDDDSDEAEKPVKDEKDHPDQQCAELQSDLEDFDLLESDASDCEPKPQFLPEDNEENPNTDLPHEHLTHNPETLHRKDRLSPDCPRLTPVQHQNTSFFPNPDLRDTDAKPKIWSIAHTAVSLDGSLQPEYPPCMLSSNGSSSPVYPSSMGLTKADRQQESPVATLREWVDGVFHGPPFQQPKPAEVWKGFNDAAIDIRIPGQSFELVRSTSSL